Part of the Aquarana catesbeiana isolate 2022-GZ linkage group LG12, ASM4218655v1, whole genome shotgun sequence genome, cagctctccccactACTGATCTTCTTCCCCAGCATGCATCTTTTCCCTGTACAGCTCCCCCCAGGACAGATCTTTCCCCCTTTGTACATCTCCCCCAGTACAGTTTTCCCCTATTAGTACAGCTCCCCCCAACATAGtttccccccagtacagatttcccCTTAATACAGCCCCCCGGTACAGATCCTTCTTCCTgcagtacagcccccccagtacagcccccccagattCCCCCCAAACAGGTctcccccccccagtacagctctcccgcGGTATCAGTCTCCACCCAGTAGAGATCTTTCCCCCATTACAGATTGCCTCCAATCAGTGCAGGTCCctccagcacagaccccccccagtgGTACAGCTCTCTCCAGTAcagaagccccccccccttccaagaCATAATGCCTGTAAAAACATCTTCAGCACTCCCTCCTTTTTCTCATGAGGGTTCAGTGCTTTATTCTTGTTACCTGTAGCTCTTCTTGTCATTTCTGGCTAGGTACCCAGAGATCGTGTGATCTTTGTTGCCTAGGCTGGGAACTGGGGATAAGCTGTTTGGTTTTTATGGCAAGAAAGAAGAACTTTGTCACTCAGTGCTATAAAGTAATTTGGTAGTGGTTGCTTGTGTGAATGTTACTAATAAGTGCACTTTAtatgtaaaaaatacaaattgtatAATACCAGCTAAGGACAAAAATGAATCTGATTTATTTTATAGAACAGAAATCAACAAACAAGCGTTGAAATTAAAATATTACTTCTACTTATGACAAACCATTTTTTGCATTACAACCTGTAATTCTTTATTCCTTAAACTGTATATGATGGGGTTAAAAAAGGGTGTAACAACAATATACAGCAAAGACAGTGCTTTATTAATGCCGGTGAAATGTCCTTTGGTAGGAACCATATAGACTATAATAAGAGTCCCATAATACGTGCACACTACAATTAAGTGAGAGCTGCATGTAGAGAAGGCCTTCTGCCTGCCCGCCTTAGAGGGAATCTTCAGTATTGTCAGGAAAATATTGACGTAGGTCATTATAATGAATAAAAAGGGAAAGAGAATAATGGGTATTGAACACACTATTATTTCTGTTTCTACAAAATAAACATCAGAACACGAAAGCTTAAGGAAAGGGGCCAAGTCACAGAAGAAATGATCAATTGTGTTAGGACCACAGTAATCTAGTGTGCTCACCAAAATTCCCGGTATTAGAGTCACGCAAAAACCTACCAACCAAGACCAGGCGACCAAATGGAGACGGAGCTGGACACCCATGATTGAAAGGTAATGTAGAGGGTAACATATGGCTAAGTATCGATCATAGGACATCACTGTAAGTAGGAAAGATTCTGTACACGTTGAGCAACCAAAAAGGTAGAATTGGAGAAAACATTCCACCACTGGCATGGAAACAACCTTTAACAGTAAAATATGTAACATGTTTGGGATGATATTGGTAGTGCAGAATACCTCACATAGTGAGAGGTGGCTCAAGAAAAAATACATAGGTGACCGAAGTTTTTCACTCAATAATACAAGCATCATGATTAGAAGATTGCCAGACAAGATAACAATGTAAATTATGAGAAAGAAGCAGAAGAGTGGAATTCGAAGACTTTGGGCATTCTGAAACCCAAGAAGCTGGAAAAACAATACAGAAGATTGATTCTTCTGCATGGCCTGGAATTATAAAACTAATATTATTAAATTAGCATAAATGACATATACCtgatatatagtggggcaaaaaagtatttagtcagccaccaattgtgcaagttctcccacttaaaaagatgagagaggcctgtaattgtcatcataggtatacctcaattatgagagacaaaatgtggaaacaaatccagacaatcacattgtctgatttggaaagaatttatttgcaaattatgggggaaaataagtattttgtcaatatcaaaagttcatcttaatactttgttatatatcctttgttggcaatgacagaggtcaaacgttttctgtaatgccccgtacacatggtcggacattgatcagacattccgacaacaaaatcctaggattttttccgacggatgttggctcaaacttgtcttgcatacacacggtcacacaaagttgtcggaaaatccgatcattctgaacgcggtgccgtaaaacacgtacgtcgggactataaacggggcagtagccaatagctttcatctctttatttattctgagcgtggcactttgtgcgtcggatttgtgtacacacgatcagaaattccgagaacggattttgttgtcggaaaattttataacctgctctcaaactttgtgtattggaaaatccgatggaaaatgtgtgatggagcctacacacggtcggtatttccgacaacaaggttctatcacacattttccgtcggaaaatctgaccgtgtgtatggggcataagtcttcacaaggttgtcacacactgttgctggtgtgttggcccattcctccatgcagatctcctctagagcagtgatgttttggggctgtcgctgggcaacacagactttcaactccctccaaaggttttctatggggttgagatctggagactggctaggcaactccaggaccttgaaatgcttcttacgaagccactccttcgttgcctgggcggtgtgtttgggatcattgtcatgctgaaagacccagccaggtttcattttcaatgcccttgctgatgggaggaggtttgcactcaaaatctcacgatacatggccccattcattctttcatgtacttggatcagtcgtcctgttccctttgcagagaaacagccccaaagcatgatgttgtcacccccatgcttcacagtagatatggtgttctttggttgcaactcagcattctctcttctccaaacacgacgagttgtgtttctaccaaacagttttactttggtttcatctgaccatatgacattctcccagtcctcttctggatcatccaaatgctctctagcaaacctcagacgggcccggacatgtactggcttaagcagggggacacgtctggcactgcaggatctgagtccctggcggcgtagtgtgttactgatggtagcctttgttacgttggtcccagctctctgcaggtcattcactaggtccccccttgtggttctgggatttttgctcaccgttcttgtgatcattttgaccccacggggtgagatcttgcatggagccccagatcgagggagattatcagtggtcttgtatgtcttccaattattgctcccacagttgatttcttcacaccaagctgcttgcctattgcagattcagtcttcccagcctggtgcaggtctacagttttgtttctggtgtccttcgacagctctatggtcttcaccatagtggagtttggagtgtgactgtttgaggtgtcttttatactgataacaagttcaaacaggtgccattaatgcaggtaatgagtggaggacagatgagcctcttaaagaagaagatacaggtctgtgagagccagaaatcttgcttgtttgtaggtgaccaaatacttattttccaccataatttgcaaataaattctttcaaaaatcagacaccagcaacagtgtgtgacaaccttgtgaagacttacagaaaacgtttgacctctgtcattgccaacaaaggatatataacaaagtattgagatgaacttttgatattgtcaaaatacttattttccaccataatttgcaaataaattctttccaaatcagacaatgtgattgtctggatttgtttccacattttgtctctcatagttgaggtatacctgtgatgacaattacaggcccctctcatctttttaagtgggagaacttgcacaattggtggctgactaaatacttttttgccccactgtatgtaactTTAAAAGATTGTTAGCAATTTGGTCCATACCATTTAGAATGGGTACAGAAGAGTAGATTCCTTCGTCAACACCAACTGGAGCTGTTGCCGTAATCATCATAATATCTGAGGCTTTTAAATCCTGTTGCCAACCCCcttttcttaattaaaaaaaacatctttttctaAAGAGAAAAGGAAACAAtacttaaagtgcatgtaaacccaaaAGAATAAACTTTTTTGGTCTCTTAAATATACTAATATACTATTAAAAGTGTTGTGTTAaatctgattaaccacttgccgaccgggccatagccgaaagacggcaacagcgcggtcggctagttctgggtggacgtccatggacgtcctcccagaatactgctctcgcgcgccccctggggcgcgcacccgagaacttccgtgaccgccgggtcctcacggATCACggcaaatgacggagcgatcacatgtcaacagaccggcgtcatctcatgacgccggttcctcccgcccctctctgtaccgatcggtacagtgcgaggggagagggggagggatcggatggcagcaccgctgtgggctggatgtgtagtgcccacagcggtgctcagtgacaattgctgtcacatccatccatccctcaatgctcagccaaccctgcaatactctgcataacaccctgcaatactctgcataacaccctgcaatactctgcactataccctgcaatactctgcataacaccctgcaatactctgcactataccctgcaatactctgcataacaccctgcaatactctgcataacaccctgcaatactctgcataataccctgcaatactctgcactataccctgcaatactctgcataacaccctgcaatactctgcataacaccctgcaatactctgcactataccctgcaatactctgcataacaccctgcaatactctgcataacaccctgcaatactctgcataataccctgcaatactctgcataataccccgcaatactctgcataacaccctgcaatactctgcactataccctgcaatactctgcataacaccctgcaatactctgcataacaccctgcaatactctgcataatacccggcactactctgcattatacccggcactactctgcaatatacccgggcactactctgcaatatacgcgggcactactctgcaatatacgcgggcactactctgcaatataccccgcaatactctgcaatataccccgcaatactctgcaatataccccgcaatactctgcaatagcccacaatactccgcaatttttaaccagttcccgcccacagtcatatgacatccctgactttgagcgggtatatctgaatgatgggtgcagctacaggcatcattcagatatcagctttttcagccagcgatttcctacaccataggaatgatcatagctgctgttccactgcttgatcattcttatgggaggcgagaggggacgccccccccccttcccgccaccctccggtgcttctaccgactcaccgctacgatcgaagccaagatcgttttttttattattattatttcaggcttcccagcctagaggtgagatgtggggtcttattgaccccatatctcactgtaaagaggacctgtcatgccatattcctattacaaggatgtttacattccttgtaatagaaataaaagtgatcaaaaaatttttttggggggaaaaagtgtcaaactaaaataaataaagtaaaataaacaataaaaaaaaaaaaaaaatttaaagcgcccatgtccgtgtgctcgcatgcagaagcgaacacatatacgtaagtcccgcccacatatgaaaacggtgttcaaaccacacatgtgaggtatcgctgcgatcggtagagcgagagcaataattttggccctagacctcctctgtaactcaaaacatgtaaccaggaaaaaattttaaagcgtcacctatggagatttttaagtagcgacgtttggcaccattccacgagagtgtgcaattttgaagggtgacatgttgggtatctatttactcggcgtaacttcatctttcatattatgcaaaaacattgggctaactttactgttttgtttttttttaaagcacaaaactgtttctttccccaaaaaaccgcgttcgaaaaattgctgcacaaataccgtgcgagataaaaagttgcaacaaccgccattgtattctctagggtctttgctaaaaaaaatatatatataatgttttggggttctatgtaattttctagcaaataaattatgatttttacatgtaggagagaaatgtcagaattggcctgggcgctccagaacgcctggaggtgctcccctgcatgttgggcctctgtatgtggccatgctgtgtaaaagtctcacacatgtggtatcgccatactcgggagtaatagcagaatgtgttttggggtgtaatttgtggtatgcatatgctgtgtgtgagaaataaccttctaatatgacaattttgtgaaaaaaaaaaaaaagaaaaaaaaaatcttgattttgcaaagaattgtgggaaaagatgacaatttcaaaaaaactcaccatgcatctttctaaataccttggaatgtcttctttccaaaaaggggtcatttgaggggtatttgtactt contains:
- the LOC141114282 gene encoding olfactory receptor 6F1-like produces the protein MQKNQSSVLFFQLLGFQNAQSLRIPLFCFFLIIYIVILSGNLLIMMLVLLSEKLRSPMYFFLSHLSLCEVFCTTNIIPNMLHILLLKVVSMPVVECFLQFYLFGCSTCTESFLLTVMSYDRYLAICYPLHYLSIMGVQLRLHLVAWSWLVGFCVTLIPGILVSTLDYCGPNTIDHFFCDLAPFLKLSCSDVYFVETEIIVCSIPIILFPFLFIIMTYVNIFLTILKIPSKAGRQKAFSTCSSHLIVVCTYYGTLIIVYMVPTKGHFTGINKALSLLYIVVTPFFNPIIYSLRNKELQVVMQKMVCHK